The following is a genomic window from Rubidibacter lacunae KORDI 51-2.
TAGCAAGCGCTACGAGTCTGCAGGGGCGAGCATTTTAAAAAAGGCATCGTCGAGGTCGTAACCGAGCATCTGTGCAAAAGACTGCAAACGCGACCGGCTCGGTAGTTGCTGCTGACCCAGCCAGTTTGCGATCGCGAAGATTTTGCTCATAACGAAGAGCTCTAGGGCCTCGGGGTTGTACTGAATGCCTTCCGTACGATGGAACTCGTGTGGGACGAGCATTGCCGCATAGCGCCCCAACTCGCCCGCTCGCCAGTCGAGGGCGAAGGGCAGCCACGGATAGCGTGCATCTGCGCGCACGAACCACAACCTGACCTCGGGAATCTCCGATAACTCGCGCGGGTCATTTGGATCGCGCGGAATGTCAATTACGAATACCAGCTGCTGCTCGCACTTTGCGATGCTGCCCCCTGTCAGTAGCGGCTCCACGACAGCTTCCAAGGGCGACAAATCCAAGCGCGCGATGTGGCTTACTTGCAGTGCGATCGTCGTCGCCATCACGGCTCGTCCTCTGCGAATTCTCCGTCACGATTCTAGTGAACTCTCTGAAACTCGGGGGCTTGCGCAGAGCGGGATCTCGCTAAAGACTGGGTCGTTTGCAGCGGTTTTATCGCCCAATAGGGTGCAATCACATACATCAAGGTTTCTAACAGAAGACTACATAAGACAAAGTTTTGTTTTAGAAGTCGTACTAAACGTGTCTGAGTTCGTAAAAATGCAGATATGCAATTAAAGTACGGCCGCTTCTGAGTCCAGATTTTTAGATCTCTTTTTTTATAGGCTCTAACATGTTCGCGTCAAAAACGTATTTATTTTGATGTCCGCCGAGGTTAGGTTCATGTCTGAATGCCCGTATTGCTCGGATCGTTTGCTCCGCCATGTCCGCCAGGGCGAGATTTATTACTTTTGCCAGAGTTGTCGTCAGTCGTTGCCCGACGTGGCACTGCTGCGGCGCGATCGTGCCCGTCCTTGACAACTTCCATACATCCGCGCCCCGAATACAAGCTCACTCGCTTGAGCTCCTAGCTCCCTTGTGCCTAGTCGAGGAGATCGTGCTCGAGCGATCGCCTCGGCAAAATTAGTTCGCGCTCGCGCAAAAACCCTAGGAAAAGTTATTGGGGTAGAGTAATTCCGAGAACAAACACAATACAAAACAGGAGTCTTCAAGCGGATTGACCGATGAAGACTCCTGTTTTATGGGAATAAATAAATTATGGCGGGAGGCGGATTTGAACCACCGACCTTCGGGTTATGAGCCCGACGAGCTACCAGACTGCTCTATCCCGCGTCGCGCTTTTGGATTATAGCGAACCGATATGGGATTCAACAACTTGGCTTCTCGGCAATGCCCAAAGTTCAGCAAATCGGTGGCTCGGTCGTGCGCCTGCGCTGGTCCTGCCCCTGTTACAGCATTTCCAGTTCGCCGACGACTTCCAAGCGCTTGTGCGGTCCAAAGACGATGAAGCGATCGGCCAGCGACTCTGATGCTGCAGGCGTGATCCAGCCCAGCTGTCGCAGCAAATGAATTGCAGCAGCATACTTCGCACGCTTGGCTCCGTCTACCACTTTGATTGCAAGACCCATCCCTTCCCCAGCGCGTCCGATACATTGAATACCCTCTGAACCAGCTTTGCTGATGAGGTTGCCACCCGTCGCGCGCATCACTTCCGTGTCGAACGTACTATCGCCGCCGATGAGCTCGGGGTAGTGCGTCATCGCTCGTGCAATCCGCTCGAGGTAGAGGTTGTCACCTGCGGCCAAGCGCGCATAGAGCGTCGCCAGCTGAGCGAGTTGCATGCAATAGGTCGGCGCACCGCAATCGTCCCGAGCACTAATGAACTCCTCGCCTGGCATCTGCAACTGTTCGGCAATCTGGGACAAGATCAGTTGCTGGATCGGGTGTGTCGGACGCAAATAC
Proteins encoded in this region:
- a CDS encoding CRR6 family NdhI maturation factor, which codes for MATTIALQVSHIARLDLSPLEAVVEPLLTGGSIAKCEQQLVFVIDIPRDPNDPRELSEIPEVRLWFVRADARYPWLPFALDWRAGELGRYAAMLVPHEFHRTEGIQYNPEALELFVMSKIFAIANWLGQQQLPSRSRLQSFAQMLGYDLDDAFFKMLAPADS
- a CDS encoding asparaginase; amino-acid sequence: MSRGKRTHTPEIEVRLLRDGIVESIHRVCALVCDNRGRVLSLAGQSEAFAFARSALKPFQAMPVTITGALERYGLGDRDLAIVCSSHQGSIEQARQAFNILWRADIDPSALQCPIPPGARNALKHNCSGKHAGMLTVCQQRGWPLGTYLRPTHPIQQLILSQIAEQLQMPGEEFISARDDCGAPTYCMQLAQLATLYARLAAGDNLYLERIARAMTHYPELIGGDSTFDTEVMRATGGNLISKAGSEGIQCIGRAGEGMGLAIKVVDGAKRAKYAAAIHLLRQLGWITPAASESLADRFIVFGPHKRLEVVGELEML